CAGACCATCAAGCTCATTGCAGATATCAAGGAGTCCACGCTTTATCCTATCCTGAAAAAATTGGAAAAGAGTCAGTATTTAGAGACTTACTCTCAGGAATATCAAGGTCGAAAACGAAAATATTACTCTCTGACCCCAAGAGGTCAGAAACAACTGGTCAGCCTCAAAAAGGAATGGGAGCTTTATACCAGCACGATTAAGGGCATTATCGAAGGGAGTGTTCGCCATGACAAGAACTGAATATCTAGCCCAACTAGATAACTATTTGAAAAAGTTGCCAGCAAAAGACTATCAAGAAGCCATGGACTACTTCACCGAGTACTTTGACGAGGTCGGTCCAGAGGGCGAGGCAGCGGCTATGGCTGAGCTGGGCAGTCCAAAAGAAGCCGCTCACGAGATTATCATCAATCTTTTGGACAAAAAAATAGAAGAAGACAACCAAGAAACTGGCTCTGTCAAAAATAGCAAGCAGATCATCCAGATTGCTATTCTGTCCATTTTGGCAGCACCGCTGGCAATTCCCCTCCTGATTTTAGCTTTGACCTTGGTCTTTACTTTCTTCCTCCTCATCAGTGTCTTTGCTTTTGTTATGGCCGTCTTTGCTTTTGCTATGTTTGCCATAGGGGCGAGTCTGATTTGGGACAGCCTGACTCTCGGCATGACCACTTCTCTTCCTGCTTTTGCCCTCAGTTTGGGAATGAGCCTCTTAGCCTTGGGGCTGGCTGGACTCTTCTATCTCAGCATTGGTCCTATCCTTCGCTTTATTAAACTGAGCTTTGTCAAACTCGCTCAAGCCTTGGCACGGAAAGGAGGCCGTCATGTCTAAAGTAAGAAAAAATATATTCCGCTTTGCTATTGCTGCCTGTCTGCTGGGTATAGGTCTGATACTCGTAGGGCTAGCAAGTGGTGGTCTGCAGGATCTGATGAGGGGTTCAGCCGCTAGCACCAAGATGGCCAAGCAAGAAGAAACCTATGATAATATCCATTCCTTAAATCTAGAGCTCAACAACCGCTCGGTTGTAATTGGAGAATCGCCCGATGATAAGGTTCATTTGACCTATTATCAAGGAGACGGCAAGACAACTGAAAAAATCAGTACCAAGGCCGAAAATGGTAGTTTATACATTAAGGAATCCAGCTTTTTTATCAACATTAGCAGCAGTCTGCGCTCTTTACTGGGCTTGATAAATGGAGATTTGGAAAGGACTCAACAAGTTATCTTATCCCTGCCTAAGGGAAGGAACTTGGAAGAGGTTAAGGCCAGTTTGGCTAACGGCAGCCTATCAATCAATGACCTGACAATCAAAAAATTAAAAGCCGATCTCAGCAATGGTTCGATCGAACTCAGTCACAGCCAGATTCAGACCGGCAGCATTGAAAGTGCTAATGGCAGCATCGAGCTAGTCCAAACCAACCTGACCGATACTCAAATCAGTCTCGCCAACGGGAGTATCACTAGTGATAAACTAACCCTCAAGGGCAATATCAACATGTCCAGTGGCAATGGCTCCATCGATCTCCATCTCGCCGAAGAGACCTACAAAGCCATCTCACTGGATCTGCAGACAGATATAGGTGACATTGAACTACCCAAGGACATGCAGACCAGCCACGACCAAGAGGACTTCATAGGCGACCGGGTCATTCATACCAATGAACAGGCCCAAGCCAAGCTGTCCGCCCGCACCAGCACCGGCAGTATTGAGATAAGTCATTAAAAATAGAACGGAGCCTGATTGGTTCCGTTTTTATGGTCCAAATGGTAAAATAAGATAAAGAGGTGTTTCGAATGACAAACTATAAATGGCTATTTTTTGATATTGGTTCTACTTTAATCAATGAAGAGAAAGCTTATCAGGATAGGATTGAACAAGCAATCGCAGAAACAAATATCACTTATGATACATTTTATCAAAGAATGCTAGTCTTATTTCAAGAGGGGCTAAAGGGGGATTTAATAGCGCTACAAGAGTATAGTTTAGAACGACCAAAGTGGAAATCTGAGCTAGAAATACTTTATCCAGATGCAAAAATAGTTTTAGAAACTTTGCATAATCGCTATAAAATAGGTGTTATTGCTAATCAGCTACCTAACTTAGAAAAGCGGTTAGAAAACTTTGGTATCAGACAATGGATTGACCTGATTATCTCATCAGCTGATTGTGGATTTTCTAAACCTAGTTCTAAAATTTTTCAACTAGCCCTTCAACAAGCTTCATGTTCTGCTTCATCTGCTACTATGATTGGTGACAGACTTGATAATGATATTGCGCCAGCTAAGGCATTGGGCATGAAAACTATTTGGATAAAACAAGGATTTAGTGCATATAGTCCAATCCAATCACCATCAGAAGAACCTGATTTTACTGTAAATTCCTTATCGGACCTGCTAAAAATTCTCTAACCCCACCTTTACTTCCTATAGCCTTTATGTTATGATACTCTATAAAATTTCCCACAAGGAGGTCCCTATGAAAAAACTCACATCTGGCATGCACATTCGGGTCGTTAGCCCCTCATCGTCAATCGAACGCCTTGGTGGCTTTGAGGCCAATCTAGCCGCCAAGGAGCGCTTGGAAAAGCTAGGATTTACCGTGTCTTTTTCGGAGCATTATCTGGAAAATGATATACTAGGCTCTGCCTCCATCGAAAGTCGGGTGGCAGACATTCATGCTGCCTTTTCAGATGACTCCGTTGATGCTATTCTGGCCACCATCGGCGGTTTCAACTGTAATGAGCTCCTGCCCTATCTAGACTTTGATTTAATTGCTAGAAATCCTAAGATTTTCTGTGGCTACTCGGACACAACAGCCTTGCTTAACGCCATCTATAGTAAGACTGGCATGCAAACCTATATGGGTCCCTCCTACTCCAGCTTTAAGATGGATGCCCTGCAGGACTATCAGACCGATAGCTGGCTCAAGGCCGTCAGCCAGACTTCTTATGAATTGACTCCTAGTGAAAAATGGGGCAGTAATGCTTGGTATCTGCCAGATGCGCCACTGACCTTCCATGAGACAGAGTGGAAAGTCTACAACCATGGAAAAGCCCAAGCCACTGCTATCGGCGGCAATCTCTCCACCTTCTCACTCCTACGCGGCACCCCCTATGCCCCGACAGATGAAAACTATGTCCTCTTTGTTGAAGAGGCGGAGGAAGATGATTATGTGGAGTTTGACCGCAATCTAGCTGCCCTCCTTCAAGCCTATCCTAATCCACAGGCCCTTCTCATCGGCCGCTTTCCCAAAGAATGTCAGATGACAGAGGAACTCCTCCTTTATATCTTAGACAAACATCCAATTCTCAAACAAATTCCTGTCCTCTATGACTTGGACTTTGCTCATACTCAGCCACTCTTTACCATTACCATCGGTGCTCAGGTGACCGTAAATACGGAGAAGATGTCTATCAAAATTGACGAATAAACAAGAATCCCTCCTTCCAGCTGGAAGGAGGGAGATTTCTTTTTTGATTCTATTCAATTAAACTGTCATGATTAAGCTTAATGTCTACCAGGACCGCCACCTTGTCCGCCTGGGGCACCGCCACCACCAGGGCCATCTGCCGTGATTTCGGTTCGGCTTTGTCCATTAACTGTGATAGTCCCGCCCGTATAGGTAGCCTTGCCATCAAAGTCAAAGGCAGATACCGTGGACGTGATAGCTAGGTTTCCGCCTGTCATGATGATATCGCCGTTAGAGTCAAGGGCGTCTGTATCGCCTTGGCCGACCTCAACCTTGATATCACCACCAGTAATCTTGATGAAAATCTCAGCCCCCGTCGCCGTACTAGCTGCATTGATTCCATCATCCGTCGCATAAAGATCAAGTGTACCGCCGTTAATCGTGACATTTGTTCCCTCTAAAGCTTCGACACTGGACTTAACTGTGATAGTTCCACCGTCAATCACCGCTGCATTGCTGGCATGAAGACCATCATCTCCGGCATTAATCGTAATGGTCCCAGACTGGATATAGAGATTTCCGAGCGAAATGTCCTCGTCATTATCTGCGTGGATGGCATCTTCTGTCGCGGTAATATCCAGACTAGCCTCCTTGATGTTGATGGCATCATTGGCTGACAAGCCATTCTTGTAGCCTTTAATCGTATAAGTCCCGCCTGTGATACGCAGGTCATCATTAGATTCGACCGCGTTACCGTATTTTCCTTCGATGGTCAGACTGCCTGATCCGTTAAAGGTCAAGTCATCCTTACTATAAATGGCCGCATCATAGTCAGTATTAGTGTGATTGGCTGAGTCAGAAATGCTATTCTTGCTTCCTTCAGCTAGGGTAATAAAGGTTTTATCCGCATTTTCTACCACAATGGCTGCATCCGTCCCTGTTATAGTCACACCATCTAGGACGATTTGTACCTTGTCTTGATCGCCAGCCTTGACGACAATCTGCACATTTTCACTGCTGCCAGAGAGGACATAAGTCCCAGCTGCCGTAATGGTCACCGTGGATCCAGAAACGCTGGCTCCGTCACCAGATGTCTTGGCTGTGGAGCCGCTCAAGCTAATCTTGGTCGCTGTCGACTCATCATAAGAAGCATCCTGATCACGATCCGTGAAATGGCTAGATGTGTCTGTCTTTGTCGTACTGGTAGCCGTTTGAGTGGTCGTGGTACTAGCACTCGTAGGAGTGCTGGACTGGCTGGTCAAGCTACAAGCTCCCAAGATAACACTCATTAGCGCTAGGGGCACCATTAGTTTTATTTTCTGAACTTATTTTTTTCTTGCCTGTTTTCATGATTGGCCTCTTTCTAGATATTATAATTCATTTTCTTTCGTAATATAGCGGCTGATAGCAATCTCTAGATTTCCATTGCGCGTGCGCAAGGCATCGATGAGTTCTTTTTCGGTCATTCGACCATTCAGCTGAATGATGTATTTAAGCTTGAACAAGCTCCCCATATCAGAGGTTTTGACATTGGCTAGCTCAATATGATTTGCAGCTTTGTTAAAAATATCATCAAAAATGCTCTCATAATCCAGACTCTCTGGTATGACAATGGTCAGCTGGCGCATGGAATGCTTCATCTGCCCGAAATTGACCACCTCAAGCAGCAACATGACGAGCGACATGATGAGGGTAAAGACGGTCGCAAAGACCAGATAGCCCATTCCGATGGCAATCCCGATTGTCATGACCAGAAAAATGGACACCAGCTCCTTGGCCCCTCCCGGTGCGGAACGGAAACGAATCAAGCTGAAGGCCCCCATGACGGCAACCCCTGCTCCCAGACTTCCATTGACCAAGAAGATGACAATTGCAATCAAGGTCGGCAAAAGCGCCAAACTCATCACAAAGGATTTGCTGTAAACCGTCTTAAACTGGTAAACCTTGGCAACGACCAAGCCCAAAAGCAAGGACACTCCGATTGCCAGCATCATCATAGCCGGATCTACGGCCGTATCGGTAAAAATATCATAAAATAAGTGACTAAGCATGATTTACAACTCCTTTATAGTCTGTCGTTTTCTTGTAAGCAACCCCGTATTTGGAAAAGGAGCTTGGGAAGACCTGATGGCGATCCAAAATCTCACTCAGCCAGAGCGGATAGGCTCCTGGCACCTTGACTTCCATAATCACATGATGATCCGGCAGAAGATTTTCCCCGTAATGGCCATGCAAAAGGCTCAAATCATAGTTGCGGTAGGTCAAATCGTGGTCAATGGTAATCCGAACATTGGGATCCTCAATCCCCTTCATAGAATAGCGATTGTAGTAGATATACATCATGGGCTGCAGGCCACCGTAGCGCTGACTCAGCCAGTCGATTTCCTCACGAATCTGACAATCTTCAATCTTACTGTGATCGCCCTCCAAGTAAGCCTCGGCAGCCACTAGATCTGTCGAAATGCGGCGTTTGTAGACAATCTTACGCACTTTTTTCTTGATTTCCAAAAAGACTTGACTGTCTTCTCTCGGCTTTTCATCGTAGGTCCGCACGCGCAATTTTTCTTTAAAATAGGGCTTTTCTAAGGACTCACGAATCATTTGGTAGGTCGGGGTATCATAGTAAAGATTATTAATGGTCGAATAAGCATGCTCATCCTCCACCAGATGACCTTCAAGCTCGGTCAATAAATCGTACAAAGTTTCTTTGGAAATAATATATTTGGTTTCAAAGCGTTGAAATTTATCTTTAAATGTTTTTTTAGCCATGGATTCTCCCCTTGTCTTTCTTGTAACTAGAGCCATTTTACGGATGAAAACTTAAAGGAAGGCTAAAGAAAACTTAAAGAAAACAAAACATTCATATTTTCATACCGAATAAAATAGACTTGTGGAGAACATCTATACAATAAAATTCTCTGCTGTTTCACGTGAAACAAAAAAACTTGGTTCTGTTCACAAAACCAAGTTATTCCTTTCGAAGAGAAAATAGTCTGCACTCTTCTCTATCTTAAATGATTTTCTTCTTATCAGGGCGATAAGCTATTGTACCTAAAACCATGAAAAGCAGTAAAGTTGCGGTCAGGAAGGCCAGTTGACCACCGATTTGTCCATTCATTGAGATCGTTTCCCGCAGTCCTGACACCGCATAGCTCATCGGTAAGATTGGATTGAGCTTTTGGAAGATTTCTGCCGTTAGGGGCAGCGGATAAGTACCAGCGCTGGAAGCCAACTGCAAGAGTAAGAGGATTAAGGAGATAAAGGCCCCGACCTTACTATCCCAAGTGACCAGAGTCGTCACAACCGCCATAAAGGCCATGCTGGCTAAAACAGTCAAGGCCAGCGTCGTCCATTCATAGTTGGCCTCAAGACCAATCAAATGAACCGCTCCATAAACTAAGATACCAGCTAAAACAGAAATCAAGCCATTGACCTCCAGACGAGCCTTGAGCCAAGCTTTGCGAGAAGCTGGAACTTGGCCAGAAGGGAGCGTGCCGAAAATAACATTGGTCGAAATCGCTGCTACAAAAAGAGCAACAGAAATCATGTAGGGAGCCATACCAACACCATTTTTACCAACTTGATCTTTATCTATCTTTTTCAGCTCGACAGGACCAGCCAAGGCAGCTGCATTGTCCTCTGTCACTGAAAGATCGGACAATTGACCCTTGGCATCCGTCAACCCTGTATTTAGAGTCTGAGCACCGATTGATAAATCTCCCAGCCCACTAGTTAAAGTGAGACCACCAGTCGCTAACTGCTGAGAACCATCCGCCATTTGAGTGGCACCCGTAGATAATGTTTGCATCCCTGTGACCAAAGTTGAGGATTTATCATTTAATTGAGAGAGGCCTGAGCTGATTTGACCGATTCCTGAAGTCACTTGGTCATTATGGCTCGCTAGATTAGCCGCTCCTTGAGAAAGCTGATCAACCCCTGCAGTATAAGCTGCTACTCCCTGAGCTACTTGAGAAAGGCCACCTGTATAAGCCGTAATGCCTTGAGAAAGGGTCGCTGAACCAGTGCTGGCAGAGGACAGAGCTTCATTTACCTGACCTAGACCACCGTAGAGACCATTAATCATAGCTGAAGCACCTGGCAGGACTTGATTGGCTGCTGCCGACAGCTGACTTGCCTGACTGCTAGCTGTTTGCAAACCTTGGAGATTTGTTTGGATAGCTTGGACTTCCTGTACAATGGCTGCCGCCGCACTGCTGCTAGAATCCGTGCCACCTGCTAGAGCTGCTTTTAGTTCTTCTTGCTCACTGGCAGAGAGTTTCTGGTAAGCAGCTGTGCCTTCTAAAGCGGCCACGGCTGCCGCCCGATCACTTTGCGCACTACTTGCCAAAGACTGGGCATTGGTCGCAATAGTCGTGAGAGAAGCCGCAATTGTTTCCGTTGGCAAGCTCGTTCCCGATGTGGCATTCTGAATAGCTGTATTGAGCTGATCTAGACCTGTCGTCAACTGAGCAACCTTTTCTTGATTAGCAGTAACACTGCTATTAACGGACGATTGCAGTTCTGACAAACCACTATTTAGACGCTCCACACCAGCGACTAATTCCTGTGAATTGCCTGTCAGTTGGTTGGTTCCATTCAGTAATGTTTGTGACTGAGCGGTTAACTGACTGGCACCAGCTGAAAGCTGCCCAACTCCATCTGTATATTCTGTCATCTTGCTAGTAAAAGTCGGCAAGCCGGCATTGATCTGAGCCACTCCATTTGTGTATGCTACCAGACCAGTTGACAGCGCTGTGGCTCCATCTGAGAAGGTTAGGCTGGACTGAGCTAGACTTTCCAAGTTAGTAGACAGTTTTTGGCTGCCGTTTGCTAATTTCTGACTGCCTTCAGCCAATTTAGCTGTGCCATCCGCGGCTGTTCCAAGTCCACCTTTTAGCTTGTCCATACTCGCAAAAATGCTTGTCACATAGCTGTTCGTGATCTTCTGACTGACCGACTGCTTCATCGAAGTCATGGCAGAATCGCTCATTTTACTAGCGATAAAACTATGGCCACTGGATGTTTGATAATTAATCGTGACCTGCTTAGGCTGATTGTTCAAGATACTAGCCGCATTGGCTGACAGATCCTTGGGAAGAGTCACAACCATATAATAGTCGCCCTTTTCCAGTCCCTTCTCTGCCTGATCCGCATCCACAAAATGAAAATCCAATGCTGCATTTTTCTTCATATCTTGGATCATGTCTGAACCAATGGACAGGTCTTGTCCATATAGGCTCGCTTTTTGATCCTGATTGACCACCGCTACTGGCAAATCAGAAAGTTTGCCATACGGATCCCACATGGAACTCAAAAAAATCACATTATACAAGGCTGGAATCAAGGCAACTCCCAGCATGACCACTATAATCTTCGGTTTTTTGAAGATAGCTTTCCATTCTTTAAACATCTTTTCTCCTTTTTTATACACCTTGTCTAAAAATTTGATATAATAGATTATACACAATAAAAAAATTAAGGCAAGCAGAAAATTCTGTTTTTGTACATCTTGTCTAATTTTGTGCAATTCAATCATAAAGGAAAGATTAAAATGACAGAAAGTAATAAACGTAAAAAAACCAAGGCCATCATTGAGAAGGCCATGGTTGAATTATTGCAGAAGGAGTCTTTTGACCACATCACAACAGTCGAATTGGCCCGAGCTGCTGGCATCAGTCGCAGTAGCTTTTATACCCACTACAAGGATAAATATGATATGATTGAGCGCTATCAGCAAGGGCTCTTTCATCAACTAGAATACATCTTTGAGCACAATCGTGAAGATGTTGCAGTCGCTATCACAGAGGTCTTTCAGTTCTTGACCCAAGAGCCCCTTCTGGCTGCCCTCTTGACGGAAAACGGCACTAGAGAGATCCAAAATTTCCTCCGCCATAAGCTCCAATCCTTGCTTTCCCAAATCCTACAAGAACGGTTTCGAAACAAAGCTTTCAATCAAATCGAAAAGGAATACGGCATCGTCTACCTCGTTAATGCTTTCTTTGGCGTCTACCAAATGTGGATCTCCCGAGGCAGTAAAGAAAGCCCTGAACAAATGGCTGATCTCCTTTTAAAGATGCTATAAAATTTAACAACTAAAGAGAGAGTGGGACAGAAATCGGTAATTCGTTAGAATTCGATTTCGTTGTCCCACCTCCGCACAGTTGAGTAGGGCTGTAAAAGCTGATGAAATCAGCCTAGTAGAGCCCACTCAACCACTGCGTCTTGCTCGACAATCCAAAGACAATCGAGAGGCTGGGACAAGATGTCCCAGCCTCCTTTTTCTTAATCGGATAAAAAAGAAACCGAAAACGGCTTCTGAATAAATTTCCAATAGAAATTAAAGCATTTTGTTATCTTGCTAGATTTAGATAGAGAAAAGTAGGCCTAAGCCTGCTCTAAATCTAACTTGATTTTCTCAAAAACTATTAAATTTAAATAAGCTGAGAAAACATAAAGGGTAACAAAAAGGGGACTTAAATTGATGAGTTCAGTAAGCAAGTAAATTGCACCTGTCAAAGGTGCTTTTTATTTTACTTTTCTGTCTAAGGCCTAGATTGTTCTAAGCGCTATGAGATTGCTTTAATTGAGATAATTTCACTCTCAAAGAGAGAAATCTCAGTTGGTTCATCAGGGCTAGGATTGTCAATGAGGATAGTGATTTCATCTTGCTCATCATTGTCCATTTCGTCAATAAAATCTGTGACAAGTCCATTTATGATTTTACCATCACTATTTACTACCCGAACCCTTAAGTGTAAGTAGTTCCAAAGTTGTTTTCTCATTTTCATCCCTCTATCACTTGCTAAAATTCTAAAAAAGAGGCTTATAGCCTCAATAGGAAATGGCGGGACGGACATTCCCCACCTCTCAGATACCCTTTCGGGTGCGTGTGCGTCCGATATTTTTCTACTTCATTTCCTCAGTAATATTATATCAAAATGTTACAAAAAAAGCGCCTAATGGCGCTTTCCCATCTGAGTGCGACGTACTTAACATACGCTTAATTGCTTTAATCACAATCCAGATGTTTAAACAGTGTACTTATACCTGTAGTTCTATTCTATACCACGCGCGCGCTTTTGGCAAGTAAAAACTACGGTAAATTTAAAAAAGTATGATTCGGTATGTCTCGTAACTCACTGACCTGCTTTTCATATGAGTTCCATATTCTATTGGCTAAAATATCTGCAGCCTGTATTAAATAGTCATTCTCAGAAACACATGATTTAGTATGGACAACAAAATCACCTTCTAAAATAGGAGGATAAAACTTTCCGTAGTTAAAGTTTGTGATCCCATGCTTCAACTCCTCCAGGATCCCCTCGCCCAAACCATATAAACCATTCGTAGCAAAGCCTTGCTGATCAATATTCACAAAAAGCTCAATATCATCATTCTTGTTAATCAAGCCTTGCTCTATTAGCTTTTTGAACAGATTTTTTACCACCCTCTTTAAGGCATAATCTTTAAATCGCTGACGTGATTTTTTATCTCCCATGACACTTGCGTGAACGTTTGGTAAATTAACCGACACAGAAAAACTAATCTCATCTTTAAGAACCTTAAAGAGGGCATTTTTGTGCTTTCTTTCAATATTCGCCGCTTTGAGTTCTCCCTCTATAGCTTTAGCTTTTTTTATTTTTGTATTAAGGGAGCGATAGCGTTTTTTAGCAGATATTTTGTCCTCGTCAGAAATAAAGCAAAAACCTGCGTACACAAAGTAGTTATGATTTGAGTGAAAGACCCCTGAGTCATCTATAAAAATTGAAATTTTTTTCAACTGTTCTTCCTCATTAGTTACTAGCTAGAATTATACCACAACAATATCTTAATTCATAGCTTTTATAGTATCTCCTTAACTTTGATTTCAAAATAGCCCTTTTATCTCCGTCTTATCCACTAAGTGTTCTATGGCTTTTTGCCTTACTCGATATACCGAGGCTGTAGATACACCTATTTCCTCAGCAACCTGCCAAGCGTCGAGAACATTCAAGTAGAACAACCTGAGAACAGAACGCTCAAGCGGATTGGCCAGCTTATCGATCAGCCTAGATATTTCCATTCTCTCTTCAGTAAGTCGCTCAATTCTCTGTAAAGTGTCCTCTTTTAGTTTTAGAACACTTATAAGGTTATTCTCGGCCGTATTTACCCGACTTGTTTGT
This genomic window from Streptococcus cristatus AS 1.3089 contains:
- a CDS encoding PadR family transcriptional regulator, with the protein product MYFPTSSTLIEFLILAILDKEDSYGYEISQTIKLIADIKESTLYPILKKLEKSQYLETYSQEYQGRKRKYYSLTPRGQKQLVSLKKEWELYTSTIKGIIEGSVRHDKN
- a CDS encoding carbohydrate-binding domain-containing protein, which encodes MVPLALMSVILGACSLTSQSSTPTSASTTTTQTATSTTKTDTSSHFTDRDQDASYDESTATKISLSGSTAKTSGDGASVSGSTVTITAAGTYVLSGSSENVQIVVKAGDQDKVQIVLDGVTITGTDAAIVVENADKTFITLAEGSKNSISDSANHTNTDYDAAIYSKDDLTFNGSGSLTIEGKYGNAVESNDDLRITGGTYTIKGYKNGLSANDAINIKEASLDITATEDAIHADNDEDISLGNLYIQSGTITINAGDDGLHASNAAVIDGGTITVKSSVEALEGTNVTINGGTLDLYATDDGINAASTATGAEIFIKITGGDIKVEVGQGDTDALDSNGDIIMTGGNLAITSTVSAFDFDGKATYTGGTITVNGQSRTEITADGPGGGGAPGGQGGGPGRH
- a CDS encoding DUF1700 domain-containing protein — encoded protein: MTRTEYLAQLDNYLKKLPAKDYQEAMDYFTEYFDEVGPEGEAAAMAELGSPKEAAHEIIINLLDKKIEEDNQETGSVKNSKQIIQIAILSILAAPLAIPLLILALTLVFTFFLLISVFAFVMAVFAFAMFAIGASLIWDSLTLGMTTSLPAFALSLGMSLLALGLAGLFYLSIGPILRFIKLSFVKLAQALARKGGRHV
- a CDS encoding S66 family peptidase, which produces MKKLTSGMHIRVVSPSSSIERLGGFEANLAAKERLEKLGFTVSFSEHYLENDILGSASIESRVADIHAAFSDDSVDAILATIGGFNCNELLPYLDFDLIARNPKIFCGYSDTTALLNAIYSKTGMQTYMGPSYSSFKMDALQDYQTDSWLKAVSQTSYELTPSEKWGSNAWYLPDAPLTFHETEWKVYNHGKAQATAIGGNLSTFSLLRGTPYAPTDENYVLFVEEAEEDDYVEFDRNLAALLQAYPNPQALLIGRFPKECQMTEELLLYILDKHPILKQIPVLYDLDFAHTQPLFTITIGAQVTVNTEKMSIKIDE
- a CDS encoding DUF4097 family beta strand repeat-containing protein codes for the protein MSKVRKNIFRFAIAACLLGIGLILVGLASGGLQDLMRGSAASTKMAKQEETYDNIHSLNLELNNRSVVIGESPDDKVHLTYYQGDGKTTEKISTKAENGSLYIKESSFFINISSSLRSLLGLINGDLERTQQVILSLPKGRNLEEVKASLANGSLSINDLTIKKLKADLSNGSIELSHSQIQTGSIESANGSIELVQTNLTDTQISLANGSITSDKLTLKGNINMSSGNGSIDLHLAEETYKAISLDLQTDIGDIELPKDMQTSHDQEDFIGDRVIHTNEQAQAKLSARTSTGSIEISH
- a CDS encoding DUF3800 domain-containing protein — translated: MKKISIFIDDSGVFHSNHNYFVYAGFCFISDEDKISAKKRYRSLNTKIKKAKAIEGELKAANIERKHKNALFKVLKDEISFSVSVNLPNVHASVMGDKKSRQRFKDYALKRVVKNLFKKLIEQGLINKNDDIELFVNIDQQGFATNGLYGLGEGILEELKHGITNFNYGKFYPPILEGDFVVHTKSCVSENDYLIQAADILANRIWNSYEKQVSELRDIPNHTFLNLP
- a CDS encoding HAD family hydrolase → MTNYKWLFFDIGSTLINEEKAYQDRIEQAIAETNITYDTFYQRMLVLFQEGLKGDLIALQEYSLERPKWKSELEILYPDAKIVLETLHNRYKIGVIANQLPNLEKRLENFGIRQWIDLIISSADCGFSKPSSKIFQLALQQASCSASSATMIGDRLDNDIAPAKALGMKTIWIKQGFSAYSPIQSPSEEPDFTVNSLSDLLKIL
- a CDS encoding DUF4956 domain-containing protein, yielding MLSHLFYDIFTDTAVDPAMMMLAIGVSLLLGLVVAKVYQFKTVYSKSFVMSLALLPTLIAIVIFLVNGSLGAGVAVMGAFSLIRFRSAPGGAKELVSIFLVMTIGIAIGMGYLVFATVFTLIMSLVMLLLEVVNFGQMKHSMRQLTIVIPESLDYESIFDDIFNKAANHIELANVKTSDMGSLFKLKYIIQLNGRMTEKELIDALRTRNGNLEIAISRYITKENEL
- a CDS encoding DUF1492 domain-containing protein, with the translated sequence MTPEQVKEKLEGVKWINKEIEGLYLELAALESGIIKKQELSTTRVQTSRVNTAENNLISVLKLKEDTLQRIERLTEERMEISRLIDKLANPLERSVLRLFYLNVLDAWQVAEEIGVSTASVYRVRQKAIEHLVDKTEIKGLF
- a CDS encoding polyphosphate polymerase domain-containing protein; amino-acid sequence: MAKKTFKDKFQRFETKYIISKETLYDLLTELEGHLVEDEHAYSTINNLYYDTPTYQMIRESLEKPYFKEKLRVRTYDEKPREDSQVFLEIKKKVRKIVYKRRISTDLVAAEAYLEGDHSKIEDCQIREEIDWLSQRYGGLQPMMYIYYNRYSMKGIEDPNVRITIDHDLTYRNYDLSLLHGHYGENLLPDHHVIMEVKVPGAYPLWLSEILDRHQVFPSSFSKYGVAYKKTTDYKGVVNHA
- a CDS encoding YhgE/Pip domain-containing protein translates to MFKEWKAIFKKPKIIVVMLGVALIPALYNVIFLSSMWDPYGKLSDLPVAVVNQDQKASLYGQDLSIGSDMIQDMKKNAALDFHFVDADQAEKGLEKGDYYMVVTLPKDLSANAASILNNQPKQVTINYQTSSGHSFIASKMSDSAMTSMKQSVSQKITNSYVTSIFASMDKLKGGLGTAADGTAKLAEGSQKLANGSQKLSTNLESLAQSSLTFSDGATALSTGLVAYTNGVAQINAGLPTFTSKMTEYTDGVGQLSAGASQLTAQSQTLLNGTNQLTGNSQELVAGVERLNSGLSELQSSVNSSVTANQEKVAQLTTGLDQLNTAIQNATSGTSLPTETIAASLTTIATNAQSLASSAQSDRAAAVAALEGTAAYQKLSASEQEELKAALAGGTDSSSSAAAAIVQEVQAIQTNLQGLQTASSQASQLSAAANQVLPGASAMINGLYGGLGQVNEALSSASTGSATLSQGITAYTGGLSQVAQGVAAYTAGVDQLSQGAANLASHNDQVTSGIGQISSGLSQLNDKSSTLVTGMQTLSTGATQMADGSQQLATGGLTLTSGLGDLSIGAQTLNTGLTDAKGQLSDLSVTEDNAAALAGPVELKKIDKDQVGKNGVGMAPYMISVALFVAAISTNVIFGTLPSGQVPASRKAWLKARLEVNGLISVLAGILVYGAVHLIGLEANYEWTTLALTVLASMAFMAVVTTLVTWDSKVGAFISLILLLLQLASSAGTYPLPLTAEIFQKLNPILPMSYAVSGLRETISMNGQIGGQLAFLTATLLLFMVLGTIAYRPDKKKII
- a CDS encoding TetR/AcrR family transcriptional regulator, with product MTESNKRKKTKAIIEKAMVELLQKESFDHITTVELARAAGISRSSFYTHYKDKYDMIERYQQGLFHQLEYIFEHNREDVAVAITEVFQFLTQEPLLAALLTENGTREIQNFLRHKLQSLLSQILQERFRNKAFNQIEKEYGIVYLVNAFFGVYQMWISRGSKESPEQMADLLLKML